The following proteins are co-located in the Toxotes jaculatrix isolate fToxJac2 chromosome 9, fToxJac2.pri, whole genome shotgun sequence genome:
- the ankk1 gene encoding ankyrin repeat and protein kinase domain-containing protein 1, translating to MDCFDGSPGQFRNFKKDDFEANWIKVAECRLGQVYQVKLKLWREKCALKTFDTTLCANNVYRRIIDEASNIAKVKFKYIMSIYGLCSEANAVVMEYMSNGSLNNLLASHTLMWPKKFQMIHEASLGMNFLHSMKPPLLHLNLKTSNILVDDHLHVKISDFGLIRWEEGMNKKLFMEHLTARGNISYIPPETFTQCPDPPGTTFDVYSFGIVMWEILTQQKPYAGCSVTTVLLQVSQGKRPCLEMIPEQKPRECDQMISIMQQCWDQDHRKRPQFSDTAMKTEALSEVLKVPGPIHCHKNNDKQQTPDYSWLVPPIHKISLPQMPDLPSDDQRATDSILSLLSNKDFGGFRQSVKREHVYTQFSGKKSLLHYTVASGDAESVKQVLSLGAEVNCTTAKGYTPLIVAVLHSLHDIISLLLEHGASATQGDEDEWTALHFAAQNGDDRTVRLLLDKGAVVDAREKAGWMPLHLACQNGHETVVRLLLSRLSKEAVGEREDSQGRTPLHLASAYGHLNIVKLLLSQGADPNATDCSLSTALHLSAEDGHNRVVRQLVKSGASTDSADNRGYTPLHLAALKGHTGICRQLLSNGSNPDSRTLQGWTPMHLAALKGHEATVVQLENQGGCVNARGENGWTPLHLACHQSEPEVVAKLLAAKADPNVTEDSEGWTPLHVACTSISFPSVLHLISHHADVNAVNSGKTTPLHLAAQHGCVPIVKALLLNGADRTLLESTGSTALLVAQRCEKWEIVQLLEKGCET from the exons ATGGATTGCTTTGACGGATCCCCTGGGCAGTTCAGGAACTTCAAGAAGGACGACTTTGAGGCTAACTGGATTAAGGTGGCAGAATGCAGATTGGGTCAGGTATACCAGGTCAAGCTCAAACTTTGGCGGGAAAAGTGTGCCCTGAAAACCTTTGACACAACCTTGTGTGCAAACAACGTTTACAG GAGAATAATAGACGAGGCGTCCAACATAGCCAAAGTGAAATTCAAGTACATTATGTCTATCTATGGACTGTGCAGTGAAGCGAATGCTGTGGTGATGGAGTACATGAGTAATGGATCGCTGAACAATCTCCTAGCCAGTCACACTTTGATGTGGCCAAAGAAGTTCCAGATGATTCATGAAGCCTCACTGGGCATGAATTTCCTTCACAGTATGAAACCTCCACTCCTCCATCTTAACCTTAAGACGTCCAACATCCTAGTAGATGATCATCTCCATGTCAAG ATTTCAGATTTTGGTTTAATCCGATGGGAAGAGGGCATGAACAAGAAGTTGTTCATGGAGCATCTAACAGCAAGAGGGAACATAAGTTACATTCCTCCTGAGACGTTCACTCAGTGCCCTGATCCTCCAGGAACTACCTTTGATGTTTACAG CTTTGGAATTGTGATGTGGGAGATTCTGACACAGCAGAAGCCATATGCAG GGTGCAGTGTGACCACAGTGCTCTTACAGGTATCACAAGGAAAGAGACCCTGTCTGGAGATGATACCTGAACAGAAGCCCCGTGAGTGTGATCAGATGATCAGTATCATGCAGCAGTGCTGGGACCAGGATCACAGGAAGAGGCCACAATTCTCAG ACACTGCGATGAAAACCGAGGCTCTGAGTGAAGTCCTGAAGGTTCCAGGACCAATCCATTGccacaaaaacaatgacaagcagcagacaccagattACTCTTGGCTGGTTCCCCCAATTCATAAA atttcCTTGCCTCAGATGCCTGACCTTCCCTCAG ATGACCAGCGTGCCACGGACAgcattctctctctgttgtccAACAAGGACTTTGGTGGTTTCAGACAGTCTGTGAAAAGAGAACACGTATACACACAGTTTTCAGGGAAAAAGAGCCTCCTTCACTACACGGTAGCCAGCGGGGATGCAGAGAGTGTCAAGCAGGTTCTGAGTCTGGGTGCTGAAGTGAACTGTACGACTGCCAAAGGTTACACTCCTCTTATAGTTGCTGTTCTACACAG CCTTCACGACATCATCTCTCTGTTGCTGGAACATGGTGCATCCGCCACCCAGGGAGATGAGGATGAGTGGACAGCGCTACATTTTGCTGCTCAGAATGGGGATGACAGAACTGTACGTCTCCTTTTGGACAAAGGAGCTGTGGTGGATGCCCGGGAAAAAGCCGGTTGGATGCCCCTCCATCTGGCCTGCCAGAACGGCCATGAAACAGTGGTGCGCCTGCTGCTTTCACGGCTGTCAAAGGAAGCAGTCGGAGAAAGAGAGGATTCACAAGGGAGGACGCCGCTCCACCTAGCCTCCGCCTACGGGCATCTGAATATTGTCaagctcctcctctctcagggaGCAGATCCCAACGCTACTGActgctctctctccactgctctTCACCTATCAGCTGAGGACGGCCATAACAGAGTAGTGAGACAGCTGGTGAAGAGTGGGGCGAGTACTGACAGTGCAGACAACAGAGGATACACTCCACTTCACCTGGCTGCTCTGAAGGGCCATACAGGCATATGCAGGCAGCTGTTGTCAAATGGCTCCAACCCAGACTCCAGGACCCTCCAAGGCTGGACTCCCATGCACCTGGCTGCCCTGAAGGGTCATGAAGCCACGGTGGTCCAGCTAGAGAATCAGGGTGGTTGTGTGAATGCTAGAGGCGAGAATGGATGGACCCCTCTCCACCTTGCCTGCCACCAAAGCGAGCCAGAAGTGGTGGCAAAGCTCCTGGCAGCCAAAGCAGACCCAAACGTGACCGAGGATAGTGAAGGATGGACACCTCTGCACGTGGCCTGTACCAGCATCAGTTTCCCAAGTGTCCTCCACTTAATATCCCATCATGCAGATGTCAATGCTGTAAACTCAGGAAAGACGACCCCTTTACACCTGGCTGCCCAACATGGCTGTGTTCCAATTGTAAAGGCTCTACTGCTGAATGGAGCAGACAGGACACTGCTGGAATCTACTGGATCCACAGCTCTGCTTGTGGCCCAGAGGTGTGAAAAATGGGAAATAGTGCAACTTCTCGAAAAGGGATGTGAAACATAA